In Gossypium raimondii isolate GPD5lz chromosome 12, ASM2569854v1, whole genome shotgun sequence, a single window of DNA contains:
- the LOC105762066 gene encoding protein MIZU-KUSSEI 1 codes for MSCPTIVAATHVTNGVTSVECHKQVRSWRILRSLMELLIPTCNRTFNHGQEIKHECYFQTDYLKPVYTTFPSVITGTIFGYRRGKLSFCIQANSKSTNPFLLLEFAVPIAVLAREMQGGILRIALDCTVSGNFSSSDSVLSMPLWTMYCNGRKVGYAVKRRPSKSDIDAFRLMSSVVVGAGMIRGKELDNDDELMYLRANFERARGSSHTESFRLIDPDGNIGQELSISFYRSR; via the coding sequence ATGTCCTGCCCAACAATTGTTGCCGCCACCCACGTTACAAATGGTGTTACCTCCGTTGAGTGCCACAAGCAAGTCCGTTCATGGCGGATTTTGCGCTCCCTTATGGAACTCCTTATTCCAACCTGCAACCGCACCTTCAACCACGGTCAAGAAATCAAACATGAATGCTACTTTCAAACCGATTATCTAAAGCCCGTTTACACTACTTTTCCTAGTGTAATAACAGGTACCATCTTCGGTTACCGTAGGGGAAAACTCAGCTTCTGTATCCAAGCAAATTCCAAGTCCACCAACCCATTTCTCCTCCTAGAGTTTGCAGTTCCTATAGCTGTTTTGGCTCGAGAAATGCAGGGTGGTATCCTCCGAATTGCGCTGGACTGCACCGTTTCAGGGAATTTTTCGAGCTCGGATTCAGTTTTGTCGATGCCATTGTGGACTATGTACTGTAATGGAAGGAAAGTTGGGTACGCAGTTAAACGCAGGCCATCGAAATCTGATATAGATGCTTTTAGGCTAATGAGTTCAGTCGTTGTTGGTGCTGGAATGATTCGTGGAAAAGAGCTTGATAATGATGATGAACTTATGTACCTGAGGGCCAACTTTGAAAGAGCTCGTGGTTCATCTCATACTGAATCGTTCCGTTTGATTGATCCCGACGGGAACATCGGTCAAGAGCTTAGTATTTCCTTTTACCGGTCAAGGTGA